The Halarchaeum grantii genome includes a window with the following:
- a CDS encoding FAD-dependent oxidoreductase, with protein MSDADVIVVGGGPAGLSAALFCAKNDLETVAFDGDGTWLHKAHLFNYLGIRSMDGDVFLERAREQATADHGATLHEDTEVEAVERDGEAFVVTADGEEHTASYVVLATGANRDLAEELGCALDEDGVVEADVTMETSVTGVYATGAMVRAEEWQAVISAGDGAAAALNILSKEKGEHYHDFDTPADV; from the coding sequence ATGAGTGATGCAGACGTCATCGTCGTCGGCGGCGGTCCCGCCGGCCTCAGCGCCGCGCTCTTCTGCGCGAAGAACGACCTCGAAACCGTCGCGTTCGACGGGGACGGGACGTGGCTCCACAAGGCCCACCTGTTCAACTACCTCGGCATCCGCTCGATGGACGGCGACGTCTTCCTCGAGCGGGCGCGCGAGCAGGCGACCGCCGACCACGGCGCGACGCTCCACGAGGACACCGAGGTCGAGGCCGTCGAGCGCGACGGTGAGGCGTTCGTCGTCACCGCGGACGGCGAGGAGCACACCGCGAGCTACGTCGTGCTCGCGACGGGCGCGAACCGTGACCTCGCCGAGGAACTCGGGTGCGCCCTCGACGAGGACGGCGTCGTGGAGGCGGACGTGACGATGGAGACGTCCGTGACGGGCGTCTACGCCACGGGCGCGATGGTGCGCGCGGAGGAGTGGCAGGCCGTCATCTCCGCGGGCGACGGCGCGGCGGCCGCGCTCAACATCCTCTCGAAGGAGAAGGGCGAGCACTACCACGACTTCGACACGCCCGCCGACGTCTGA
- a CDS encoding SRPBCC family protein, with translation MATFEHESWVSAPLDAVWAFHDRADGLVALTPRWANLRVERIVGPDGEPDPDVLDVGSRLELSVRPFGVGPPQRTVSEITARERDGGTAYFRDAMVAGPFPEWEHTHLFYAEGGRTLCRDRIEYRTPTGPLSPVADEVAKAGFEAAFRYRHRALRRHVE, from the coding sequence ATGGCGACCTTCGAACACGAGTCGTGGGTATCGGCGCCGCTGGACGCGGTCTGGGCGTTCCACGACCGGGCGGACGGTCTCGTGGCGTTGACGCCGCGGTGGGCGAACCTGCGCGTCGAGCGCATCGTCGGCCCCGACGGCGAGCCGGATCCGGACGTCCTCGACGTCGGGTCGCGTCTCGAACTCTCGGTCCGTCCCTTCGGCGTCGGCCCGCCCCAACGGACGGTCTCGGAGATCACGGCGCGCGAGCGCGACGGCGGGACGGCCTACTTCCGGGACGCGATGGTGGCGGGGCCGTTCCCGGAGTGGGAGCACACCCACCTCTTCTACGCGGAAGGCGGCCGGACGCTCTGCCGGGACCGCATCGAGTACCGGACGCCGACGGGGCCGCTCTCGCCCGTCGCGGACGAGGTCGCGAAGGCGGGGTTCGAGGCGGCGTTCCGGTATCGCCATCGGGCGCTTCGCCGACACGTCGAATAG
- a CDS encoding dihydrolipoyl dehydrogenase, with the protein MQEFDLVVIGSGSGLDVAAVAAQQGQDVAVIEDGPVGGTCLTRGCIPSKMLIHRADVKQTVESADEFGIDARVHDVDFDGMVAEVNGHVDADSDSIRRGLESAPQHTLFDDTGRFVDERTLDVGDATVRGEKVVVAAGTRPAVPDIDGLDAVEYWTSADALRASDPPEKLVVVGGGYVAAELAHYFGAFGSDVSIVGRADTLLPDEDPAVAAQFTERYRERFDVHTGSEATRVEADGGGDGDSVVLHAEADEEEIAVAGTRLLVATGRVPNADRLNVEAAGIETTDDGFVATNRYLETSAQNVWALGDIVGRYLYKHAANHEASTVISNALRDQRDPVDYTAMPHAVFASPQVAGVGYTEDELREENREYRRRRYDFADTAMGLAMGDPPGFVKVLAAPDGDILGTHVVGPHASQLIHEVCVAMRAGTGTVADIRNTVHVHPALNEVVQRAFGGQFSRPERQ; encoded by the coding sequence GATCGGGCCTCGACGTCGCCGCCGTCGCCGCACAGCAGGGACAGGACGTCGCCGTCATCGAGGACGGCCCCGTCGGCGGGACCTGTCTCACTCGGGGCTGTATCCCCTCGAAGATGCTCATCCACCGCGCGGACGTGAAGCAGACCGTCGAGTCCGCGGACGAGTTCGGCATCGACGCGCGCGTCCACGACGTCGACTTCGACGGCATGGTCGCCGAGGTGAACGGCCACGTCGACGCCGACAGCGACTCCATCCGTCGCGGCCTCGAATCCGCACCACAGCACACCCTCTTCGACGACACCGGCCGCTTCGTCGACGAGCGCACCCTCGACGTCGGCGACGCGACGGTTCGCGGCGAGAAGGTCGTCGTCGCCGCCGGCACCCGCCCCGCCGTCCCCGACATCGACGGCCTCGACGCGGTCGAGTACTGGACGAGCGCCGACGCCCTCCGCGCGAGCGACCCGCCCGAGAAACTCGTGGTCGTCGGTGGGGGCTACGTCGCCGCCGAACTCGCGCACTACTTCGGGGCGTTCGGCAGCGACGTCAGTATCGTCGGACGCGCCGACACGCTCCTCCCGGACGAGGACCCCGCCGTCGCCGCGCAGTTCACCGAGCGCTATCGCGAGCGCTTCGACGTCCACACGGGCTCCGAGGCGACGCGCGTCGAAGCCGACGGTGGCGGCGACGGCGACTCGGTCGTCCTCCACGCCGAAGCCGATGAGGAGGAAATCGCCGTCGCGGGCACCCGCCTCCTCGTCGCCACCGGCCGCGTCCCGAACGCCGACCGCCTGAACGTCGAGGCCGCCGGCATCGAGACCACCGACGACGGCTTCGTCGCGACGAACCGCTACCTCGAGACGAGCGCGCAGAACGTCTGGGCGCTCGGCGACATCGTCGGGCGCTACCTCTACAAGCACGCCGCGAACCACGAAGCGAGCACCGTCATCTCGAACGCCCTCCGCGACCAGCGCGACCCCGTCGACTACACCGCGATGCCCCACGCCGTCTTCGCCTCGCCGCAGGTCGCCGGCGTCGGCTACACCGAGGACGAACTCCGCGAGGAGAACCGCGAGTATCGTCGGCGGCGCTACGACTTCGCGGACACCGCGATGGGCCTCGCGATGGGCGACCCGCCCGGGTTCGTGAAGGTGCTCGCCGCCCCCGACGGCGACATCCTTGGCACGCACGTCGTCGGCCCGCACGCCTCACAGCTGATCCACGAGGTCTGCGTCGCGATGCGCGCCGGCACCGGCACCGTCGCCGACATCCGCAACACCGTCCACGTCCATCCCGCGCTCAACGAAGTCGTCCAGCGCGCGTTCGGCGGCCAGTTCAGCCGGCCCGAGCGTCAGTGA
- a CDS encoding DUF7289 family protein translates to MSQSRAQSSVVGVALLLGFTLLVVGATVTLGYGAISSSTDAVAVNQAENSLSQFDSAASEVALGSSDARRVDLGGTDRGVRVSDAGRLTVSVTNLSTGTPETLVDESLGAVVFSRGDRQVAYQGGGVWRDGQVVSPPEVHYTDGTLTLPVVTVHGAASGSDLLVRRGGDPVRVFPTGNHSNPFTGMRVNVTVSGPYYEGWATYFRERTDGTVSVDETERTTTLTLTNPPPQTPVEAGVISGAAGTTLQGGADIDGYDSREGDYVATKAETGRVSIAGNIALSNGGHLRGNLTVGGTATIDGGSTVTGAVHYGGSRPTVTGGGSVGTLSSGATPLQPASTAGAVRTMVDEARSRNDNGDVSVIDGTTLNCDDDPCTIPAGTYYLSGFNPDWHDVELNTTDGDVTLVVDGDFYLANGAKLSVTGPGRGDVYVTGDVDVTGGGRVSVPGDDATRFWLYPLPSSAVTFHNGVGYTGIVYGPGGGDQAGATITVESGVHVYGALVGNVRELANGAHVHYDHAAGASLPDTVSALEDPPASISYLHVSVEHLNVTDARAG, encoded by the coding sequence ATGAGCCAGTCCCGCGCGCAGTCGTCCGTCGTGGGCGTCGCGCTCCTCCTCGGGTTCACCCTCCTCGTCGTGGGCGCGACCGTCACGCTCGGCTACGGGGCGATCTCCTCGTCCACGGACGCTGTCGCGGTCAATCAGGCTGAGAACTCGCTCTCGCAGTTCGACTCGGCGGCGAGCGAGGTCGCACTCGGCTCCTCGGACGCGCGCCGCGTCGACCTCGGCGGGACGGATCGCGGTGTCCGCGTCTCCGACGCCGGCCGACTGACGGTGTCGGTGACGAACCTCTCGACGGGGACCCCGGAGACGCTCGTGGACGAGTCGCTCGGCGCCGTCGTCTTCTCGCGCGGCGACCGACAGGTCGCGTATCAGGGTGGCGGCGTCTGGCGCGACGGCCAGGTCGTCTCGCCGCCCGAAGTCCACTACACCGACGGAACGCTGACGCTCCCCGTCGTCACGGTGCACGGCGCCGCGAGCGGGAGCGACCTCCTCGTCCGACGCGGCGGCGACCCCGTTCGGGTGTTCCCCACCGGGAACCACTCGAATCCGTTCACGGGGATGCGCGTGAACGTCACGGTGTCGGGGCCGTACTACGAGGGGTGGGCGACGTACTTCCGGGAGCGGACCGACGGGACGGTGTCGGTGGACGAAACGGAGCGGACGACGACGCTGACGCTGACGAACCCGCCGCCGCAGACGCCGGTAGAGGCCGGGGTTATTTCAGGGGCGGCGGGCACGACGCTTCAGGGAGGGGCTGACATCGACGGCTACGATTCCCGGGAGGGGGACTACGTAGCGACGAAAGCCGAGACGGGGCGTGTCTCCATCGCGGGGAATATTGCGCTCTCGAACGGCGGACATCTCCGTGGCAACCTCACCGTCGGAGGGACGGCGACCATCGATGGGGGGTCGACGGTAACGGGGGCCGTTCACTACGGCGGGTCGCGTCCGACGGTGACCGGTGGGGGATCCGTCGGAACGCTCTCCTCGGGAGCGACGCCGCTACAGCCGGCGAGTACGGCGGGCGCGGTACGCACGATGGTCGACGAGGCACGTTCGCGAAACGACAACGGCGACGTGAGCGTGATAGACGGAACGACGCTCAACTGCGACGACGATCCGTGCACGATTCCGGCGGGCACCTACTACCTCTCGGGGTTCAACCCGGATTGGCACGACGTCGAGTTGAACACGACGGATGGAGACGTCACGCTCGTCGTCGACGGCGACTTTTACCTCGCAAACGGCGCAAAGCTCAGCGTCACCGGTCCCGGGCGCGGCGACGTCTACGTTACGGGTGACGTCGACGTGACCGGCGGTGGACGAGTGAGCGTCCCGGGCGACGACGCGACCCGCTTCTGGCTCTATCCACTGCCATCGAGTGCTGTGACGTTTCACAACGGCGTTGGCTACACGGGTATCGTCTACGGGCCCGGCGGGGGCGATCAGGCCGGCGCGACCATCACGGTCGAGAGCGGCGTCCACGTCTACGGTGCGCTGGTGGGGAACGTCCGAGAGCTGGCGAACGGGGCGCACGTCCACTACGACCACGCGGCCGGCGCGTCGCTCCCCGACACGGTGAGTGCCCTCGAGGACCCGCCGGCGTCGATCTCCTACCTCCACGTCTCCGTCGAGCACCTGAACGTCACTGACGCTCGGGCCGGCTGA